A single region of the Sphingobium sp. Cam5-1 genome encodes:
- a CDS encoding DUF305 domain-containing protein encodes MSYSRFAVMIATSTIVMFGLMYLNTYALSHVEYSQTRTWMAVLMGAVMALIMIGFMWSMYPNRRANIGIVAGAITVFAGALWLIRSQETVGDVSYMEAMIPHHSIAIMTSERAHIKDPKVRLIADRIIDAQVREIAEMKREIARLEVHPTPNGAPDLLSYRDRGASPPEGETNVEAGVNTVQPIR; translated from the coding sequence ATGAGTTACAGTCGCTTCGCCGTGATGATCGCCACGTCCACCATCGTGATGTTCGGCCTCATGTATCTGAACACCTACGCCCTGAGCCACGTCGAATACAGCCAGACCCGCACGTGGATGGCGGTTTTGATGGGTGCCGTCATGGCGCTCATCATGATCGGCTTCATGTGGAGCATGTATCCCAACCGCCGGGCTAACATTGGCATCGTCGCCGGGGCAATTACCGTCTTCGCAGGAGCGCTCTGGCTGATCCGCAGTCAGGAGACCGTCGGGGACGTCAGCTACATGGAGGCGATGATCCCGCATCACTCGATCGCGATCATGACCAGCGAACGCGCCCACATCAAAGATCCGAAGGTGCGCCTGATCGCCGACCGGATTATCGACGCGCAAGTGCGCGAAATAGCCGAGATGAAGCGCGAGATCGCCCGGCTTGAAGTACACCCCACACCGAATGGCGCGCCAGACTTGCTGTCGTATCGTGATCGCGGCGCGTCGCCGCCAGAGGGGGAGACGAACGTCGAGGCCGGCGTGAACACGGTCCAGCCTATCCGATAG
- a CDS encoding sigma-70 family RNA polymerase sigma factor has product MPSAVAEHIRWGTVLLHSDERLADFEAERPRLLRLGYRMLGSVSEAEDILQEAWLRWATTAQSVDTPAAYLTRIVTRLCLDQLKSARVRRETYVGAWLPEPLMGATEEEEAIADDVTFTLMLAMERLSPLERAAFLLHDVFDMALTDVATTLGREPAAVRQLASRARKHVQHARPRFTVEAAEADRIARAFFTAARDGDTVALSALLTRDVEIHSDGGGKVIAFRNVVRGLERALRLFAGLRRKYTSAPTLLRTATINGLPGYISIDRGDVLQTTALDVRDGRIAAIYIVRNPDKLRHLEAAFGTDGHPQHGH; this is encoded by the coding sequence ATGCCAAGCGCAGTCGCCGAACACATTCGATGGGGGACAGTCTTGCTGCACAGTGATGAACGTCTCGCCGATTTTGAAGCTGAGCGACCAAGGCTGTTGCGTCTTGGCTATCGAATGCTTGGTTCAGTCAGTGAGGCGGAAGATATCCTGCAGGAGGCGTGGCTGCGTTGGGCGACAACGGCGCAGAGCGTCGACACGCCGGCAGCCTATCTGACCCGCATCGTCACTCGACTTTGCCTAGATCAGCTCAAGTCCGCCCGCGTGCGCCGGGAGACCTATGTCGGTGCCTGGCTGCCTGAACCGTTGATGGGCGCGACTGAGGAAGAGGAGGCAATCGCCGACGACGTGACGTTCACACTGATGCTTGCAATGGAGCGCCTGTCCCCGCTGGAGCGTGCCGCTTTCCTGCTTCACGACGTATTCGACATGGCGCTCACCGACGTCGCGACGACATTGGGCCGCGAGCCCGCCGCCGTGCGACAGCTTGCCTCGCGCGCACGCAAGCATGTCCAGCATGCGCGACCGCGTTTCACGGTTGAAGCAGCTGAGGCCGATCGGATTGCGCGCGCCTTCTTCACTGCTGCCCGCGACGGTGACACAGTCGCATTGTCCGCACTGCTGACACGGGATGTCGAAATTCACTCCGACGGCGGCGGTAAGGTGATTGCCTTCCGCAATGTGGTGCGTGGGCTCGAGCGAGCGCTTCGCCTATTCGCCGGGCTGCGTCGCAAGTACACGTCAGCGCCCACGCTCCTGCGGACAGCGACGATCAACGGCCTGCCCGGCTACATCAGTATCGATCGTGGCGACGTGCTGCAGACCACCGCGCTCGACGTGCGCGATGGCCGCATCGCGGCGATCTATATAGTCCGTAATCCCGACAAGCTCCGTCACCTAGAGGCAGCGTTCGGCACTGACGGTCATCCACAGCACGGCCACTGA
- a CDS encoding alpha/beta hydrolase yields MSISLTRRAFGITAGAVAGILSIGTVMSETLIERSESKPQKVSFPSGDGFVVGNLYLPEDLNLFHRCPAVAVGGSLSSVKEMMGGLYAGELARRGIIALAIDYRNYGESSGAKRQYEDQASKAEDLSAALRFLKKRSDVAGTGLLGICTSGGTIMYAAANDPNVGAIAAAAGMFGEPSFMEQMMGEEGIAQRRAISRAARKHYDEAGVIDIVPTYEPGNKQAVSASASEYYMDKTRGGGVRPWRNEFASMGWEDWLAFDPITQAASVHAPALIIHSDGAAFPDQARKAYGLLAGPKEMHWAEGEHFDFYDDAETVRQSVDRIAAHFRKWLT; encoded by the coding sequence ATGTCCATTTCACTCACGCGGCGGGCGTTCGGCATCACCGCAGGTGCCGTCGCCGGCATCCTCAGCATAGGAACTGTCATGTCAGAGACACTTATTGAGCGCAGCGAGTCCAAGCCGCAGAAGGTCAGCTTCCCGAGCGGCGATGGCTTTGTCGTGGGGAACCTGTACCTTCCTGAGGACCTAAACCTGTTTCATCGCTGCCCGGCTGTGGCAGTTGGGGGCTCGTTGAGTTCGGTCAAGGAGATGATGGGCGGCCTTTACGCCGGTGAGTTGGCGCGTCGCGGCATCATCGCGCTGGCGATCGACTATCGCAATTACGGCGAAAGCAGTGGCGCCAAGCGGCAGTATGAGGATCAGGCGTCGAAAGCCGAGGATCTGTCTGCCGCGCTCCGTTTCCTGAAGAAGCGCTCCGACGTCGCTGGCACCGGCCTGCTGGGCATCTGCACCTCGGGCGGGACGATCATGTATGCCGCGGCCAATGACCCGAACGTTGGTGCGATTGCGGCCGCCGCCGGCATGTTCGGCGAGCCCTCGTTCATGGAACAGATGATGGGCGAGGAAGGAATAGCCCAGCGACGAGCCATAAGCCGTGCAGCCCGCAAGCACTATGATGAAGCTGGCGTCATCGACATTGTGCCGACCTACGAACCTGGCAACAAGCAGGCGGTGAGCGCCAGCGCCAGCGAATACTACATGGACAAGACCCGTGGCGGCGGCGTCCGGCCCTGGCGTAATGAATTTGCATCGATGGGTTGGGAAGATTGGCTGGCATTCGATCCCATCACTCAGGCAGCCTCGGTCCATGCCCCCGCGCTGATTATCCATTCGGACGGCGCAGCTTTCCCGGATCAAGCCCGCAAGGCTTACGGCCTATTAGCCGGACCAAAGGAAATGCACTGGGCCGAGGGCGAGCATTTCGATTTCTACGATGATGCCGAGACAGTTCGTCAGTCCGTTGACCGCATTGCCGCACATTTCCGCAAATGGCTCACCTGA
- a CDS encoding LysR family transcriptional regulator, whose translation MKPDLFDGVVIFTRVAERRSFTAAAKELGITPAAVSWSIKSLEKRVGAPLLTRTTRSVGLTEAGEMFLQQARVGVMHVQAAVDAAQRLGASPQGLLRLSVPFVAHTFLAPLLKGFAAAYPDIELELVFEDRFADVAAEGYDAGIRIGEMIAENMIAVRLTPPCPKVIVGSPAYFAERGMPERPEELEHHSCIRARLMDGSLHRWAFIDGGGKERQRTFSIAVNGPLIVNGPAMCVSAALAGIGLTYITEEAVRALIHDGRLATCLEPFLAESPGFFIYFPNRKHVLPKLRAFIDFCQSRAPERET comes from the coding sequence ATGAAGCCCGACCTGTTCGACGGCGTCGTCATTTTCACGCGCGTAGCGGAACGGAGGAGCTTCACCGCTGCCGCAAAGGAATTGGGCATCACTCCTGCGGCTGTAAGCTGGAGCATCAAGAGCTTGGAAAAGCGCGTCGGCGCGCCTCTGCTGACCAGAACCACGCGCTCCGTTGGGCTTACCGAGGCAGGCGAGATGTTCCTGCAACAGGCGAGGGTGGGAGTAATGCACGTACAGGCTGCCGTCGACGCCGCGCAGCGGCTCGGCGCAAGCCCACAAGGCTTGCTGCGCCTGAGCGTTCCGTTTGTCGCCCACACGTTCCTTGCGCCGCTGCTTAAGGGGTTCGCCGCCGCCTATCCCGACATTGAGTTGGAGTTGGTCTTCGAGGACAGGTTTGCTGACGTGGCGGCAGAGGGTTACGATGCCGGCATCCGGATCGGCGAAATGATTGCCGAAAACATGATAGCTGTTCGCCTCACGCCCCCATGTCCGAAGGTGATCGTCGGCTCTCCGGCCTATTTCGCCGAACGAGGCATGCCAGAACGGCCCGAGGAACTTGAACATCACTCTTGCATTCGCGCTCGCCTGATGGATGGTTCGTTGCATCGGTGGGCGTTTATCGATGGCGGTGGCAAGGAAAGGCAGCGCACCTTCTCGATCGCAGTCAATGGACCGCTTATCGTCAATGGACCGGCAATGTGCGTTTCGGCTGCGCTAGCCGGGATTGGACTCACCTACATCACAGAAGAAGCCGTTCGAGCCTTGATCCATGATGGGCGGCTAGCGACGTGCCTCGAACCGTTCCTTGCCGAAAGCCCTGGGTTCTTCATCTACTTTCCCAACCGGAAGCATGTACTGCCCAAGCTTCGAGCCTTTATTGACTTTTGCCAGTCGCGGGCACCTGAACGAGAGACCTGA
- a CDS encoding OmpA family protein yields MPPELQTRGAGRRIAGMLCCFSLVTACQSHLEGIPRPLQPAAKIRMKECKGWSDPLRPSRDRSAGFSILGYGLNMRDAEFRNTGAQNQYLIGIRLFIDACEKWARFESTDQEYREAKAALSHVAESTMTPQAFQSALVELKAGFAQALSEQETSTFKTQTEGESLPEPSRRQGTEQTADLPARLAQIDSRLANLETRLPNPLTSSRSTLVRFDLGSTIADPQPLREALGAVSAFTQTCPQARILLVGYTDRSGSPTANLALGLRRARAVRENLIGQGIAPGSIAALSGGATVQFGLEASNNRVVEVDLRCSPP; encoded by the coding sequence ATGCCGCCTGAACTGCAAACGAGAGGCGCTGGGCGCCGTATCGCAGGGATGCTCTGTTGCTTCTCCCTCGTCACCGCCTGCCAATCTCACCTGGAGGGCATCCCGCGGCCGCTGCAGCCGGCGGCCAAGATCCGGATGAAGGAATGCAAAGGCTGGAGCGATCCACTTCGCCCCAGTCGGGACCGGTCTGCCGGCTTCTCGATCCTGGGTTATGGACTGAATATGCGCGATGCCGAGTTCCGCAACACCGGCGCACAAAACCAATATCTGATCGGCATCCGACTGTTCATCGACGCTTGCGAGAAATGGGCGCGGTTCGAGAGCACCGATCAGGAATATCGTGAGGCGAAGGCCGCCCTTAGCCACGTTGCCGAATCCACGATGACACCGCAAGCCTTTCAGAGCGCCCTGGTCGAACTGAAAGCCGGCTTCGCACAAGCGCTGAGCGAGCAGGAAACATCCACCTTCAAAACCCAGACGGAAGGCGAAAGCCTCCCTGAGCCAAGTAGGCGCCAGGGGACCGAACAGACGGCGGATCTGCCCGCCCGGCTCGCCCAGATCGATAGTCGCCTTGCGAACCTCGAAACACGCCTGCCCAACCCGCTGACCTCCAGTAGGTCAACGTTGGTGCGCTTCGACCTGGGCTCGACCATTGCCGATCCCCAACCCTTGCGTGAAGCATTAGGGGCAGTGAGCGCATTCACTCAGACCTGTCCACAAGCGCGTATCCTTCTCGTAGGCTATACGGATAGGTCGGGAAGCCCCACGGCCAATCTGGCTTTGGGCCTACGACGCGCCCGGGCCGTCCGAGAGAACCTCATAGGTCAGGGCATTGCCCCAGGATCAATAGCTGCTCTTTCAGGCGGTGCCACGGTGCAATTCGGTCTTGAAGCCAGCAATAACCGCGTCGTCGAGGTGGATCTGCGTTGCAGTCCTCCATGA
- a CDS encoding PaaI family thioesterase — translation MLLEPTPAMARPGKIVSGPSLMALADVAAYAVIATHHGPEPMAVTHGLSISFLHACQFRPIYADARLLKLGRKLSTVDVRIWQGSEDRLVAQATVGYAQP, via the coding sequence ATGCTCCTCGAGCCGACCCCGGCTATGGCAAGGCCCGGTAAAATCGTGTCCGGCCCATCGCTCATGGCTCTGGCGGACGTGGCAGCCTACGCCGTGATTGCGACGCACCACGGGCCTGAGCCGATGGCAGTAACGCATGGCCTTTCGATCTCCTTTCTGCACGCCTGTCAATTCAGACCCATTTATGCCGACGCCCGGCTTCTCAAACTCGGACGCAAGTTATCGACAGTTGATGTGAGGATCTGGCAAGGAAGCGAGGATCGGCTCGTGGCGCAGGCTACGGTCGGGTATGCGCAACCGTAG
- a CDS encoding TIGR00266 family protein: MPSPSPWQHHRSAALADDIDFEIKGQELQFLEIELDPGESAVAEAGALVWKDAAVGMTTVFGDGSGGSDGGFMGKLLGAGKRLITGESLFTTVFTHNGQGKAKVAFASPTPGAILPIRLDQCGGRLICQKDSFLAAAKGVSIGVHFQQRIMTGLFGGEGFIMQKLEGDGWVFVQMGGAIVERELAPSEQLHVDTGCVAAFTDTVAFDLERAGGVRSVLFGGEGLVFARLTGPGKVWIQSLPFSRLAGRMLAAAGSRGGQNRGEGSVLGGLGDLIGGNN; encoded by the coding sequence ATGCCGAGCCCCAGCCCCTGGCAGCATCATCGCAGCGCCGCCCTGGCTGACGACATCGACTTCGAGATCAAGGGTCAGGAGTTGCAGTTCCTTGAGATAGAACTCGATCCGGGCGAAAGCGCCGTTGCAGAAGCAGGCGCGCTGGTCTGGAAAGACGCGGCTGTGGGCATGACGACCGTGTTCGGTGATGGAAGCGGAGGCAGCGACGGCGGCTTCATGGGCAAGCTGTTGGGAGCCGGAAAGCGACTGATCACAGGCGAGAGCCTCTTTACCACCGTGTTCACGCATAATGGCCAAGGCAAGGCAAAGGTCGCTTTTGCTTCACCGACGCCGGGCGCGATCCTTCCCATCCGGCTTGATCAATGCGGCGGGCGACTGATCTGCCAGAAGGACAGCTTTCTTGCAGCGGCCAAAGGCGTGTCGATCGGCGTCCACTTCCAGCAACGGATCATGACCGGCCTGTTCGGCGGCGAAGGCTTCATCATGCAGAAGCTGGAGGGCGACGGCTGGGTGTTCGTCCAGATGGGGGGCGCGATCGTCGAACGCGAACTGGCGCCGAGTGAGCAATTACATGTCGATACCGGCTGCGTCGCGGCCTTTACCGACACGGTTGCTTTCGACCTCGAACGCGCTGGCGGGGTGCGCAGCGTCCTGTTCGGCGGAGAGGGCCTGGTTTTTGCTCGGCTCACCGGCCCCGGCAAGGTGTGGATACAGTCCCTGCCATTCTCCCGTTTGGCAGGGCGGATGCTGGCGGCGGCCGGCAGTCGCGGCGGACAGAACAGGGGTGAAGGGTCAGTGCTCGGCGGCCTGGGGGACCTGATCGGCGGCAATAACTGA
- a CDS encoding DUF4142 domain-containing protein, which translates to MTRLTPICLIAGLTLAACNQAAERRAENAAGSAAATAEVVGDRIENAADNTASAMRPTPSAQEFVNQAAKSDAFEIAAAKLAETQGVSTEVKLFAAQMIEAHTDSTAKIKEAAGKAEPAIQPDPALTPDQNEDLAELRKLTGAKFDEEYVDGQVDAHEDALALMRSYASGGTDAALRAVAAEIAPVVEGHLKMARELETKTDR; encoded by the coding sequence ATGACCCGCCTTACCCCCATATGTCTGATCGCTGGTTTGACCCTGGCTGCATGCAACCAAGCCGCAGAGCGACGCGCGGAGAATGCGGCAGGATCGGCCGCAGCCACTGCCGAGGTTGTCGGCGACCGGATCGAAAATGCTGCTGACAATACGGCCAGCGCTATGAGGCCGACGCCGAGCGCGCAAGAATTCGTGAACCAGGCAGCCAAGAGCGACGCTTTCGAGATTGCGGCGGCGAAGTTGGCCGAGACGCAGGGGGTATCGACCGAAGTGAAACTGTTCGCCGCGCAAATGATCGAGGCGCACACGGATTCCACGGCCAAGATCAAGGAAGCGGCTGGCAAGGCCGAGCCTGCGATCCAGCCCGATCCAGCGCTCACTCCTGACCAGAATGAGGATCTGGCGGAGCTGCGGAAGCTGACCGGTGCCAAATTCGATGAGGAATATGTCGATGGCCAGGTGGATGCGCATGAAGACGCCTTGGCGTTGATGCGGTCCTACGCGTCGGGCGGCACGGACGCGGCGCTGAGGGCCGTTGCAGCTGAAATCGCGCCGGTGGTCGAAGGGCATCTCAAGATGGCACGCGAGCTTGAAACAAAGACTGACCGTTGA
- a CDS encoding sigma-70 family RNA polymerase sigma factor: MDDRLASFDAQRTNLLRVAYRMLGSMADAEDVVQDAFIRWAATDRQTVRVPAAFLRRTVTRLCLDHLKSARVRRENYVGPWLPDPIVEAEPVEDVTLPLMLALERLSPLERAAFLLHDVFGESFDDVASSIGRGAAACRQLAARAREHVRRERPRFPVERDRGQAIAAAFYEAARAGDVTKLGSLLADDVRFHSDGGGIRPAAGRVLNGAHEVLRGLSTIIRLRRGDPELVRRAFVNGLPGFVTREADGMLQTTALLIEDSRVKAIYIMRNPDKLRHVDGMMH; encoded by the coding sequence ATCGACGATCGCCTTGCGAGCTTTGACGCGCAGCGGACCAATCTGCTGCGCGTCGCCTATCGCATGCTCGGTTCGATGGCTGACGCAGAGGATGTAGTGCAGGACGCATTCATCCGCTGGGCGGCGACAGACAGGCAAACCGTGCGTGTCCCCGCCGCGTTCCTGCGCCGCACGGTGACGCGTCTGTGCCTCGATCACCTGAAATCCGCGAGGGTGCGGCGGGAAAACTATGTTGGCCCGTGGCTGCCCGACCCCATCGTGGAGGCCGAGCCCGTAGAGGACGTCACCCTCCCCCTCATGCTTGCGCTCGAACGTCTCTCTCCGCTCGAACGGGCGGCTTTCCTGCTGCATGATGTGTTCGGAGAAAGCTTCGATGACGTCGCCTCCTCCATTGGCCGGGGCGCTGCCGCCTGCCGTCAGCTTGCTGCGCGGGCACGCGAGCATGTGCGGCGCGAGCGGCCGCGCTTTCCTGTCGAACGCGACCGGGGCCAAGCGATCGCCGCAGCCTTTTATGAAGCGGCTCGGGCCGGCGATGTCACAAAGCTCGGTTCGCTGCTGGCAGACGATGTACGCTTTCATTCCGATGGAGGAGGCATACGCCCGGCGGCGGGCCGTGTCCTCAACGGCGCACACGAGGTTCTACGCGGACTATCCACTATTATCCGTCTGCGCCGCGGCGATCCTGAACTGGTGAGGCGGGCATTTGTGAATGGCTTGCCCGGCTTTGTTACGCGGGAGGCCGACGGCATGTTACAGACGACAGCGCTCCTCATCGAAGACAGCCGCGTGAAGGCGATCTATATCATGCGAAACCCGGATAAGCTGCGGCACGTGGATGGGATGATGCACTGA
- a CDS encoding carboxymuconolactone decarboxylase family protein, whose product MHDRTNIYADGGPLFKAWYDLSMQVEKSGLEKNLLELVKIRASQINGCANCLNMHTHDARKAGETEQRIHLLGAWEEAPCYSARERAALGWTDHLTQIATRRAPDAVYAALAAEFSAEEQVKLTLAINVINGWNRLAVGFHLYDPALGWPA is encoded by the coding sequence ATGCATGACCGCACCAATATCTATGCCGATGGCGGGCCGCTTTTCAAAGCCTGGTACGATCTGTCGATGCAGGTCGAGAAATCCGGGCTTGAAAAGAACCTGCTCGAACTGGTCAAGATTCGCGCCTCACAGATCAACGGCTGCGCTAACTGCCTCAACATGCACACGCATGATGCCCGCAAGGCAGGCGAGACGGAGCAGCGCATCCATTTGCTCGGCGCGTGGGAGGAGGCGCCATGTTATAGCGCGCGGGAGCGGGCGGCTCTTGGCTGGACCGATCATCTGACGCAAATTGCCACGAGGCGCGCGCCTGATGCCGTTTATGCCGCCCTTGCAGCGGAATTCAGCGCGGAGGAGCAGGTGAAACTGACACTGGCGATCAACGTCATCAACGGCTGGAACCGACTGGCGGTCGGCTTCCATCTCTACGACCCCGCGCTTGGCTGGCCGGCGTGA
- a CDS encoding DUF2200 domain-containing protein, with protein sequence MAEHRIFGISFASVYPHYVTKAEKKGRSKAEVDEIIHWLTGYTRLELDAELEKKSSFEKFFGQAPLLNPSRKLIRGVVCGVRVEAIEDGLMQEIRYLDKLIDELAQGKAMEKILRE encoded by the coding sequence ATGGCGGAACATCGCATCTTCGGCATCAGCTTTGCCAGTGTCTATCCGCACTATGTCACCAAGGCGGAAAAGAAAGGCCGCAGCAAAGCGGAGGTCGATGAGATCATCCACTGGCTGACGGGCTATACCCGGTTAGAGCTCGACGCGGAGCTGGAAAAGAAAAGCAGCTTCGAGAAATTTTTTGGTCAGGCGCCTTTACTGAACCCCTCGCGAAAGTTGATCCGAGGCGTGGTCTGCGGCGTTCGGGTCGAAGCTATCGAAGACGGATTGATGCAGGAGATCCGCTATCTCGACAAGCTGATCGACGAGCTCGCACAGGGGAAGGCGATGGAGAAGATACTTCGCGAGTGA
- a CDS encoding MFS transporter, translating to MNATRSALPAPAADATVFGIIAAISACHLINDMLQSLLPAIYPSLKTELDLSFSQVGLVTLVYQMTASILQPLIGLYSDKRPTPLALPAGTLFSLAGLLVLSVAHSYGLLLAGASLLGMGSSVFHPESSRVARMAAGRRHGLAQSMFQVGGNAGSALGPLAAALIVLRWGQTSLAFFAMLALLSCAILWNVSQWYRHHGLARLSPRKGSGKVIVDLPQGKVLGGIAVLLALIFSKYVYMASLTSYFTFYLIHRFGVSVDVAQLYLFAFLAAVALGTIAGGPLGDRFGRKYVIWFSILGALPFTLLLPHANLFWTGPLAVAIGLILASAFPAIVVYAQDLVPGKIGMISGLFFGFSFGMGGVGAAVLGEVADRSGIETVYGICAFLPAIGLLAILLPDPRKK from the coding sequence ATGAACGCCACACGATCAGCCCTGCCCGCCCCCGCCGCCGACGCAACGGTTTTCGGCATAATCGCGGCGATCAGCGCCTGTCATCTCATCAACGACATGCTGCAGTCGCTGTTGCCCGCCATCTATCCCAGCCTCAAGACGGAACTTGACCTGTCGTTCAGCCAGGTCGGACTGGTGACCCTGGTCTACCAGATGACCGCGTCGATCCTGCAGCCGCTCATTGGTCTTTACTCCGATAAGCGGCCGACACCGCTTGCACTTCCGGCCGGAACGCTCTTCTCCCTGGCGGGGCTGCTGGTACTCTCTGTCGCACACAGCTACGGGCTGCTGCTGGCAGGCGCATCCCTGCTGGGCATGGGCTCCTCGGTCTTCCATCCCGAATCCTCGCGCGTCGCGCGCATGGCCGCCGGGCGCAGACATGGCCTTGCCCAGTCGATGTTCCAGGTCGGTGGCAACGCCGGATCCGCGCTTGGTCCTCTGGCCGCCGCGCTCATTGTCCTGCGCTGGGGTCAGACCAGCCTTGCCTTTTTCGCGATGCTGGCCCTGTTATCCTGTGCCATCCTCTGGAATGTCAGCCAATGGTATCGACATCATGGCCTTGCGCGCCTGTCCCCACGGAAAGGCAGTGGCAAAGTCATTGTCGACCTGCCTCAAGGAAAAGTCCTGGGTGGCATCGCCGTACTGCTCGCCCTCATCTTTTCCAAATATGTCTATATGGCGAGCCTTACCAGCTACTTCACTTTCTATCTGATCCATCGTTTTGGCGTGTCGGTCGACGTCGCGCAGCTATACCTGTTCGCCTTTCTTGCCGCAGTCGCGCTAGGCACGATCGCGGGCGGACCGCTGGGAGATCGCTTCGGGCGGAAATATGTGATCTGGTTCTCGATCCTGGGCGCGCTCCCTTTCACCTTGCTCCTCCCTCACGCGAACCTCTTCTGGACCGGTCCACTGGCGGTTGCGATCGGCCTGATCCTTGCTTCCGCGTTTCCGGCCATCGTCGTGTACGCGCAGGATCTGGTCCCCGGAAAGATCGGCATGATCTCTGGCCTGTTCTTTGGCTTTTCCTTCGGCATGGGGGGCGTGGGCGCGGCCGTTCTGGGTGAGGTCGCCGATCGTTCGGGCATTGAGACGGTCTACGGCATCTGCGCGTTCCTGCCCGCGATCGGGTTGCTCGCCATCCTGTTGCCCGATCCCAGGAAGAAATGA
- a CDS encoding AraC family transcriptional regulator, with protein MPWNDPAFVENIARPIVGIGNEYPPAFELDWHQHRRGQLLYAARGVVVVSTPYGAWVAPPERAVWTPGGCPHAIRMVGAVSTRAVLIEPGTDGSLGDSNKVIQVSPLLRALLEAACDIPPEYDEDGRDGKVMALLLAELAAAPTVPLAVPFPKTGPIAARCHAFLERPTPHDSIDQWCNDLGMGRRAFTRAFRRETGLSFGAWRQQACILIALPRLAEGQSVTAIAFDLGYDSAAAFSTMFKRRVGVSPSHYLPAGEGGTNASTGP; from the coding sequence GTGCCTTGGAACGACCCTGCCTTCGTCGAGAATATCGCTCGGCCCATTGTCGGGATCGGCAACGAATATCCGCCTGCCTTCGAGCTGGACTGGCATCAGCATCGGCGCGGGCAATTGCTCTACGCAGCACGTGGGGTCGTGGTCGTCAGCACACCTTACGGTGCGTGGGTCGCGCCGCCTGAGCGCGCGGTCTGGACGCCGGGCGGCTGCCCGCACGCCATCAGGATGGTCGGCGCCGTCAGTACCCGCGCTGTCCTGATCGAACCCGGCACGGATGGCTCGCTTGGTGACAGCAACAAGGTGATTCAGGTGTCGCCGCTGCTTCGCGCGCTGCTCGAAGCGGCGTGCGACATTCCGCCGGAATATGATGAGGACGGGCGCGACGGCAAGGTGATGGCGCTGCTCCTGGCTGAACTGGCGGCGGCGCCCACCGTACCTCTGGCTGTTCCTTTTCCGAAGACCGGGCCGATCGCCGCCCGGTGCCATGCCTTTCTCGAACGCCCGACCCCGCATGACAGCATCGATCAGTGGTGCAATGATCTGGGCATGGGCCGCCGCGCCTTCACCCGTGCCTTTCGCCGGGAAACGGGCCTTAGCTTCGGAGCATGGCGGCAGCAGGCCTGTATTCTCATAGCGCTGCCGCGGCTTGCCGAGGGCCAGTCTGTTACCGCGATCGCTTTCGACCTTGGATATGACAGCGCCGCCGCCTTCTCGACGATGTTCAAGCGGCGCGTCGGTGTCTCACCAAGCCACTATCTTCCCGCGGGTGAAGGGGGGACAAATGCAAGTACGGGCCCCTAG